The following coding sequences are from one Timaviella obliquedivisa GSE-PSE-MK23-08B window:
- a CDS encoding NAD(P)H-quinone oxidoreductase subunit M, whose translation MLLKSTTRHVRIFAANIQNTNNELVPSPDTLTLDVDPDNELLWNDTALQQVYRKFDELVDASEAVELTDYNLRRIGSDLEQFVRSLLQAGGISYNLNSRVKNYSLGLPRAADDNGAANHLDL comes from the coding sequence ATGCTGCTCAAGTCTACAACCCGTCATGTTCGCATTTTTGCGGCTAACATTCAAAATACAAATAACGAACTGGTGCCTAGTCCCGACACACTGACCTTAGATGTTGACCCTGACAACGAATTGCTTTGGAATGACACCGCTCTTCAGCAGGTCTATCGCAAGTTTGATGAGTTGGTAGATGCTTCTGAAGCCGTAGAGTTGACCGATTACAACTTGCGTCGAATTGGGTCAGATTTAGAACAGTTTGTGCGATCGCTCCTTCAAGCAGGCGGCATTTCCTACAACCTCAACAGCCGCGTCAAAAACTACAGCCTTGGCTTACCCCGTGCTGCCGATGATAACGGTGCCGCCAATCACCTTGATCTCTAA
- a CDS encoding PrsW family intramembrane metalloprotease — MTGLPPLPAVLRQVSCSGDIAASYSLIDPQGMVMGRDPQCQILLDSESYGGVSRKHAEVRPSFTSPTGWQVCDLSSANGTYVNGQPLRGCRSLQVGDRISLAQGGPHFIFGLQSSTEFVELPTNRSLVSQNGSPENISALPVHSVVVSDVTFSQLFPILSTGRDLTQKAYLLPGIITIAFVVLMFTAIGKSDLFNLLLAAYIAGIAYFFVYQLCGKRKPWWVLAGSAIVTVLVLSSPLLDLFVFVFRDFLPGKVSQSAASENFLLMLVRMFFGAGLMEELLKAIPILLAYGIGTKLRSPWREKIGVWEPLDGILLGTASAVGFTLLETLGQYVPSASNDLMLQSQGAVVGLQLLITRILGSISGHMAYSGYLGYFIGLSVLKPSKRWQILGVGYLTAAGLHALWNATGALNLLVLALVGIASYAFLAAAILKARALSPNRSQNFATRFTNLP; from the coding sequence ATGACCGGATTACCTCCCCTGCCCGCAGTTCTCCGGCAAGTCTCTTGTAGCGGCGATATTGCTGCCTCTTACTCACTGATTGACCCTCAGGGAATGGTGATGGGGCGCGATCCCCAATGCCAAATCCTCCTCGATTCTGAAAGTTATGGGGGCGTGTCTCGAAAGCACGCAGAGGTTCGACCGTCCTTTACCTCACCAACAGGTTGGCAGGTCTGTGACCTTAGCAGCGCAAATGGAACCTATGTTAATGGGCAGCCGTTGAGAGGGTGTCGAAGTTTACAGGTTGGCGATCGCATCTCGTTGGCACAAGGAGGCCCCCATTTTATTTTTGGGCTTCAATCCAGTACTGAGTTTGTCGAATTGCCGACTAATCGCTCATTGGTTTCTCAGAATGGGAGTCCTGAGAATATTTCTGCCCTACCCGTTCACTCAGTAGTCGTCTCAGATGTCACCTTTAGCCAGTTATTTCCAATTCTTTCGACTGGGAGAGACTTAACTCAGAAGGCTTATTTACTTCCAGGGATTATTACGATCGCGTTTGTGGTTTTGATGTTTACTGCCATTGGTAAGTCAGATCTTTTCAATCTACTGCTGGCAGCTTATATTGCCGGGATTGCTTACTTTTTTGTCTACCAGCTTTGTGGCAAACGCAAGCCCTGGTGGGTATTGGCGGGTTCTGCGATCGTCACGGTGCTGGTATTGAGCAGCCCTCTTTTAGATTTGTTCGTTTTTGTGTTCCGGGATTTTCTACCCGGAAAAGTTTCTCAAAGCGCCGCATCAGAGAACTTCCTGCTGATGCTAGTGCGAATGTTCTTTGGAGCAGGGTTAATGGAGGAATTACTAAAGGCAATTCCTATCTTGCTGGCTTATGGCATTGGTACAAAGTTGCGATCGCCCTGGCGCGAAAAAATAGGGGTTTGGGAGCCACTTGATGGCATTTTACTAGGGACAGCCTCAGCCGTAGGATTCACACTCCTCGAAACATTAGGGCAATATGTGCCCTCAGCAAGCAATGACTTGATGCTTCAAAGTCAGGGTGCGGTAGTGGGTCTACAGCTACTAATTACCCGGATTTTGGGTTCTATCTCTGGGCACATGGCGTATAGCGGTTATCTGGGCTATTTCATTGGGCTGAGTGTTCTCAAGCCCTCAAAACGCTGGCAAATCTTGGGTGTAGGGTATCTTACAGCAGCCGGATTACATGCGCTATGGAATGCAACAGGAGCTTTGAATTTACTGGTACTAGCGCTGGTGGGTATCGCCTCTTATGCGTTTTTAGCAGCAGCGATCTTGAAAGCGAGGGCTTTATCTCCCAACCGATCGCAAAATTTTGCAACTCGCTTTACAAATTTGCCTTAG
- a CDS encoding CHAT domain-containing protein, which translates to MSLLDTPCLSLAIARLTAVEPQHYAVWVLQSPYPGGYVHHDRLWSPALTETWHSWQGLFSLRDLPEVPRFPVTLPPLVPDAKAEGHPTSYTGRLMQHLGMSLWQWLLDGTIQGSFNQSQGIAIGQGRPLRVRMEIRDPELIAVPWEIMQPQAGKQAISLSQQLLFSRTTTDVDPLPPLRSEYFVKILLVLGQESAKGGLAQLNLDREAASLAKILESVAEASPRRAITPASCQVTTLIQPTPGELVQALETGDYNVLFYAGHGVSAPDGGLLFLRPGEAMNGTELAQVLVRCQVKLAVFNACWGAQPYQQSHQAVPRSSLAEVLIHHGVPAVLGMRDSIADQEALSFIQVFTQALAERSPIDEAVAIARQHLLTLYKFNQPAWTLPVLYMHPQFDGELLRPFTGNVTEIPEYSATWMGEQRTPSAYLRSLETPPEVWSVRGGIMRVGSREGNDLVLQHPGVSRDHAEIFYRDSSRLDDLEPSYLLRDRSRYGTWISSDEGWHKVHQQEVPLRSQTQLRFGNPRSQALEFVVE; encoded by the coding sequence ATGTCTTTGTTGGATACTCCTTGTCTTAGCTTGGCGATCGCTCGGTTAACAGCGGTCGAACCGCAGCACTACGCCGTCTGGGTTTTGCAGTCTCCCTATCCAGGGGGATATGTTCACCACGACCGCCTATGGTCGCCCGCGCTGACCGAAACCTGGCACTCCTGGCAAGGGCTGTTTTCACTCCGCGACCTGCCCGAAGTTCCTCGGTTCCCCGTGACCTTACCGCCCTTAGTTCCTGATGCCAAGGCAGAAGGACATCCTACAAGCTACACAGGGCGGTTAATGCAGCACCTGGGTATGAGCCTTTGGCAATGGCTGCTGGATGGAACTATTCAAGGAAGCTTTAATCAGAGCCAGGGAATTGCCATTGGGCAAGGTCGTCCGCTGCGGGTGCGAATGGAAATTCGTGACCCAGAATTAATTGCTGTCCCCTGGGAAATTATGCAGCCCCAAGCAGGCAAACAAGCAATCTCCCTAAGTCAACAGCTTTTGTTTAGCCGCACCACCACAGATGTAGACCCACTGCCGCCGCTCCGCTCTGAATACTTTGTAAAAATTCTGCTGGTGCTAGGACAAGAATCTGCAAAGGGAGGTTTGGCGCAACTCAATCTTGATAGAGAGGCAGCTTCCCTGGCAAAAATTTTGGAGAGCGTTGCCGAAGCATCGCCGCGCCGCGCCATTACTCCAGCCTCTTGCCAAGTGACTACCCTCATTCAACCCACTCCAGGTGAACTGGTTCAAGCCCTAGAAACGGGAGATTACAACGTTTTGTTTTATGCAGGGCATGGGGTATCTGCGCCTGATGGCGGACTTTTGTTTTTGCGCCCTGGGGAAGCGATGAATGGGACAGAACTAGCGCAGGTATTAGTCCGGTGTCAGGTTAAACTCGCTGTTTTTAATGCCTGCTGGGGCGCACAGCCCTATCAGCAATCCCATCAAGCTGTCCCTCGCAGCAGTTTGGCAGAGGTGCTGATTCATCATGGCGTACCGGCGGTGCTGGGAATGCGAGACTCGATCGCCGATCAAGAAGCTCTGAGCTTCATCCAAGTTTTTACTCAAGCACTAGCAGAGCGATCGCCCATTGATGAAGCGGTTGCCATTGCCCGTCAGCATCTTTTAACGCTGTACAAATTTAATCAACCCGCCTGGACGTTGCCTGTCCTCTACATGCACCCTCAGTTTGATGGTGAGCTACTTCGTCCCTTTACAGGCAACGTGACCGAAATCCCTGAGTACTCTGCCACCTGGATGGGAGAACAGCGAACTCCCTCGGCTTACTTGCGATCGCTAGAAACCCCGCCTGAAGTTTGGTCTGTTCGAGGCGGTATCATGCGGGTGGGCAGTCGAGAGGGCAATGATTTAGTGTTACAGCATCCGGGTGTTTCTCGCGACCACGCTGAGATTTTCTATCGAGATTCTTCGCGGCTAGATGATCTGGAGCCGAGTTATTTACTACGCGATCGCTCTCGGTACGGCACCTGGATTTCTAGCGATGAAGGCTGGCACAAAGTTCATCAGCAAGAAGTGCCGCTGCGCTCCCAAACTCAGCTGCGGTTTGGCAATCCTCGTAGCCAAGCATTAGAATTTGTTGTCGAATAA
- a CDS encoding protein phosphatase 2C domain-containing protein, giving the protein MAMLDCHNPACQTPNPEGNQFCQNCRTPLIRRYLWAVGKDRYDPDELLAGRYLCKSKNIFLDTKPGLLPNNPAEVPPQLVPYLRLSPWQLHVPQVYDWLERQASSPILLLEQAALWVERLEGEGFNVQLLPALTDEWGKATALRQLNWLWQMANLWQPFNSEQVGPGLLNPELLKVEGSLLRLVELQSDRENEPSLAQLGQLWQSWAAIAQPEVASFLQQICPQLVQGEIYSIELLIDYLDNAIARVGQAQARHVQTATCTDQGPTRQRNEDACYPPSGIVQALLSVQDPLVVVCDGIGGHQGGDVASNLAIEAIQNQIISLDLKSSNAATLMVELEKAACLANDQISRRNDSEQRLDRQRMGTTLVMGLIRAHELYITHVGDSRAYWITRYGCHQVTLDDDVASREVRLGYCTYPQALQQPGSGSLVQALGMSASSLLYPNVQRFVLDEDSVFLLCSDGLSDGDRVEEYWETEILPLLEGKTDIETVSKRLVEIGNTQNGHDNVTVGLIYVQVTPSSPPSPSVLSEQRWSDQFTSTAPVSVQTSQPYSAEPVPSGIKTQVLPPKQHSSRLLLLGIGALLGIAGLLGFLFWLSGVKQAVAPGSAPPISPQPSSTISASPIVTPLEIGSLVQLNPKNPALLPPLVLLFEPIAPNPNTSSNTRTGIALSPPASSSPGAIGTIPNDAVLEVVSKRGTTRQGQWVQFRVCSVPVSKLDSSLTSGQEGWIRESDISAWVVPIAQATPQQQGACKKTASP; this is encoded by the coding sequence ATGGCGATGCTTGACTGCCATAATCCCGCCTGCCAAACGCCCAATCCTGAAGGTAATCAGTTCTGTCAGAACTGTCGTACGCCTTTAATCAGGCGCTATTTGTGGGCAGTAGGCAAAGATCGCTATGACCCTGATGAATTGCTAGCAGGGCGATATCTCTGCAAATCTAAGAACATTTTTCTTGATACGAAGCCAGGACTTCTTCCCAATAATCCTGCCGAGGTTCCCCCTCAATTAGTGCCCTACTTGCGCCTTTCACCTTGGCAACTTCATGTGCCACAGGTTTATGACTGGCTAGAAAGACAGGCTTCTAGTCCTATTTTGTTGCTAGAACAGGCGGCTCTTTGGGTGGAAAGATTAGAGGGAGAGGGTTTCAATGTCCAACTTCTGCCTGCCCTAACTGATGAATGGGGAAAAGCGACTGCACTGCGTCAGTTGAATTGGCTATGGCAGATGGCGAACTTATGGCAACCGTTTAATAGTGAGCAGGTTGGCCCAGGTTTGTTGAATCCTGAATTATTAAAAGTAGAAGGTTCGTTGCTGCGGTTAGTAGAGTTGCAGAGCGATCGCGAAAATGAGCCTTCTTTGGCGCAACTTGGGCAACTTTGGCAGTCTTGGGCGGCGATCGCACAACCCGAAGTAGCCTCTTTTTTACAACAGATCTGCCCGCAATTAGTTCAAGGTGAAATTTATAGCATTGAATTGTTGATAGATTATCTTGATAATGCGATCGCTCGTGTGGGTCAAGCTCAGGCTCGGCACGTGCAAACCGCCACCTGCACAGACCAAGGCCCAACGCGCCAGCGCAACGAAGATGCTTGTTATCCCCCCAGTGGCATCGTTCAAGCCCTGCTCTCGGTACAAGATCCTCTAGTAGTTGTGTGCGATGGTATTGGGGGTCACCAGGGAGGAGATGTAGCCTCAAACCTGGCGATCGAAGCAATTCAGAACCAAATTATATCCCTCGACCTCAAAAGCTCCAATGCCGCGACTTTGATGGTGGAATTAGAAAAAGCCGCTTGCCTTGCCAATGATCAGATCAGCCGCCGTAACGATAGCGAACAGCGCCTAGACCGTCAGCGCATGGGCACAACTTTAGTCATGGGACTGATTCGCGCCCACGAGCTTTATATCACCCATGTCGGCGACAGTCGCGCCTACTGGATTACCCGCTACGGCTGTCATCAAGTCACGTTAGATGATGATGTGGCATCGCGGGAAGTCCGGTTAGGGTACTGTACCTATCCACAAGCACTTCAGCAACCTGGCTCTGGGTCTTTAGTACAAGCATTAGGAATGAGTGCGTCTAGTTTGCTGTATCCCAATGTGCAGCGATTTGTCTTGGACGAAGACAGTGTGTTCTTGCTCTGTTCGGATGGCTTGAGTGATGGCGATCGCGTGGAGGAATATTGGGAAACTGAAATTCTGCCCTTGCTAGAAGGAAAGACTGACATTGAAACAGTTAGCAAGCGCCTCGTTGAGATTGGCAATACCCAGAATGGACACGATAACGTCACGGTAGGCTTAATCTATGTTCAAGTAACCCCTTCATCGCCCCCATCGCCCTCCGTTCTTTCAGAACAACGCTGGTCAGATCAGTTTACCTCTACTGCCCCAGTCTCTGTTCAGACCAGCCAGCCTTACTCAGCAGAGCCTGTTCCATCCGGGATTAAAACTCAAGTTCTTCCTCCTAAACAGCATTCTTCTAGGCTGCTACTACTCGGTATTGGAGCGCTGTTGGGCATTGCAGGATTATTAGGGTTTCTCTTCTGGTTGTCGGGCGTTAAACAGGCAGTTGCTCCTGGATCCGCTCCACCAATTAGCCCTCAGCCTAGCTCAACTATTTCTGCTAGTCCAATTGTGACCCCTTTAGAAATTGGTTCATTGGTGCAATTGAACCCCAAAAATCCTGCCCTTCTCCCGCCTCTTGTCTTACTCTTTGAGCCAATTGCTCCTAATCCCAATACCAGTTCCAATACGAGGACTGGGATAGCGCTTTCTCCACCTGCTTCCAGTTCTCCTGGGGCGATCGGCACGATTCCTAATGACGCAGTTTTGGAGGTTGTGAGTAAGAGAGGCACGACTCGGCAGGGACAGTGGGTGCAATTTAGGGTGTGTTCTGTTCCAGTCTCAAAACTTGATTCTTCGTTAACGTCAGGACAGGAGGGCTGGATTCGGGAGTCTGACATTAGTGCCTGGGTAGTGCCCATTGCTCAGGCGACTCCTCAGCAACAGGGAGCTTGCAAAAAAACGGCATCTCCATAA
- a CDS encoding DUF4230 domain-containing protein: MRIPKSQDQDKRDHRDLNLNAQSGKSLALAHLSSIFKTLSIMTTGGAIAIGFIILAGMWQTGNQFFGKLSGLFNAPQPEPQVDVRSMVVQQIRHASELTTAIFTMETVVPASRDRTLGGYVVGKTTLLYIAYGEVRAGVDLSELKPEDVQLNGDTTILRLPPPRILDSKIDVSRSKVYDYDRGFLGLGPDAAPELQDLAQRQTLDKIVASACANGILQSASDRAKMTVNQLLMTAGYQKLIVENQPPLIDSCKLSTPVEVPLQLAPQSAL; encoded by the coding sequence ATGAGAATTCCGAAATCTCAGGATCAGGACAAGCGCGATCATCGTGACCTTAACCTGAATGCTCAATCTGGCAAAAGCCTCGCTTTGGCGCACTTAAGCAGCATCTTCAAAACCTTGTCGATCATGACCACAGGGGGAGCGATCGCCATTGGGTTCATCATTTTGGCGGGCATGTGGCAAACTGGAAACCAATTTTTCGGGAAGCTCTCTGGCTTATTCAATGCGCCTCAGCCCGAACCACAAGTTGATGTGCGATCGATGGTGGTACAGCAAATCCGTCATGCCAGTGAGCTAACAACCGCAATTTTCACTATGGAAACCGTGGTGCCAGCCAGCCGCGATCGTACCCTTGGCGGCTACGTTGTTGGCAAAACCACCCTCCTCTACATCGCCTACGGAGAAGTTCGGGCAGGCGTTGATTTGTCTGAGTTAAAGCCTGAAGATGTGCAACTCAATGGCGATACCACCATTCTTCGCTTGCCGCCACCGCGAATTTTAGACAGCAAAATCGATGTCAGCCGCTCTAAAGTTTATGACTACGATCGCGGATTTTTGGGCTTGGGTCCCGATGCTGCCCCAGAGCTACAGGATCTAGCGCAGCGGCAAACGTTAGACAAAATTGTGGCTTCTGCCTGTGCCAATGGTATTTTGCAGTCGGCAAGCGATCGCGCCAAAATGACCGTGAACCAACTCCTCATGACTGCGGGCTATCAAAAGCTAATCGTTGAGAACCAGCCTCCCTTAATAGACTCTTGCAAGCTCAGTACGCCCGTAGAAGTACCGCTACAATTAGCACCTCAATCCGCCCTCTAA